In Nitrosophilus labii, the following proteins share a genomic window:
- a CDS encoding hemerythrin domain-containing protein produces the protein MSIKEYMTTDHRECDNLYAPLEEALNEGDFEKALELFIPFKKAMLKHFAMEEEVLFPKMEEFMGSGEGPIYIMKMEHAQIRSIIDQLGEAIEAKNQEKALGLGETFMIMTQQHNMKEEQILYNMAEQLPIDKEQTLEEMKKVDV, from the coding sequence ATGAGTATAAAAGAGTATATGACAACAGATCACAGAGAATGCGACAATCTTTATGCTCCATTAGAAGAGGCCCTAAATGAAGGAGATTTCGAAAAAGCGCTAGAACTTTTCATACCTTTTAAAAAAGCAATGCTAAAACATTTTGCTATGGAAGAAGAGGTTCTGTTTCCAAAGATGGAAGAATTTATGGGAAGCGGTGAAGGTCCGATTTATATTATGAAGATGGAGCATGCACAGATAAGAAGTATAATAGATCAACTTGGAGAAGCAATAGAAGCTAAAAATCAAGAAAAAGCTCTTGGTCTAGGAGAAACGTTTATGATTATGACTCAACAGCATAACATGAAAGAAGAACAGATACTTTACAATATGGCCGAACAGCTTCCTATCGACAAAGAACAAACATTAGAAGAGATGAAAAAGGTCGATGTATGA
- the prfB gene encoding peptide chain release factor 2 — protein sequence MDSYEYSELLKKLEKKIENIKNIIKPSAIENRLKEIEEVENSPEFWNDAKKAGEIQKEKNKISRILEKYNEAKSAVEDAKELFEMASEEGDEETLGMLFEEATSLEEKVTKIEIETMLSGENDDKNAIVSIHPGAGGTESQDWASILYRMYLRWAERHGFKVEVLDYQEGDEAGIKDVSFIIKGENAYGYLKAENGIHRLVRISPFDSNARRHTSFASVMVSPEVDDDIDIVIEDKDIRVDTYRASGAGGQHVNKTDSAIRITHIPTGIVVQCQNDRSQHKNRATAMKMLKSRLYELELEKRKAEEEGIEKSEIGWGHQIRSYVLAPYQQVKDNRSGIAYSNVEAILDGDIDKIIEDVLIAEAEKGSKE from the coding sequence TTGGACAGCTACGAATATTCCGAACTTCTAAAAAAGCTTGAAAAGAAGATAGAAAATATCAAAAATATAATAAAACCATCTGCTATAGAAAATAGACTAAAAGAGATAGAAGAGGTGGAAAACTCTCCAGAATTTTGGAACGATGCAAAAAAAGCAGGCGAAATTCAAAAAGAAAAAAACAAAATATCTAGAATTTTGGAAAAATATAATGAAGCAAAAAGCGCTGTAGAAGATGCTAAAGAGCTTTTTGAGATGGCTAGCGAAGAAGGGGACGAAGAGACTTTAGGTATGCTTTTTGAAGAGGCAACCTCTTTGGAAGAAAAAGTTACTAAAATAGAAATAGAAACTATGCTTAGCGGTGAAAACGACGATAAAAACGCTATCGTTTCTATACATCCAGGAGCCGGAGGCACAGAGTCTCAAGATTGGGCAAGCATACTTTATAGGATGTATCTTAGATGGGCAGAAAGGCACGGTTTTAAAGTAGAAGTTCTTGACTATCAAGAGGGAGATGAAGCAGGAATAAAAGATGTTAGTTTTATAATAAAGGGAGAAAACGCATACGGCTACCTAAAAGCGGAAAATGGGATACATAGACTAGTTAGAATAAGCCCTTTTGATTCTAACGCAAGAAGACACACATCTTTTGCTTCGGTTATGGTCAGTCCCGAAGTAGATGATGATATAGATATCGTTATCGAAGATAAAGATATTAGAGTCGATACTTACAGAGCTTCAGGTGCCGGAGGACAACACGTCAACAAAACCGATTCGGCGATTCGTATAACGCATATCCCAACGGGAATAGTAGTACAGTGCCAAAACGACAGAAGCCAACATAAAAACAGAGCTACGGCTATGAAAATGTTAAAATCGAGACTCTATGAACTTGAGCTAGAAAAGAGAAAAGCCGAAGAAGAAGGTATCGAAAAGAGCGAAATAGGATGGGGTCATCAGATAAGAAGCTATGTTTTGGCTCCTTACCAACAGGTCAAAGACAATAGAAGTGGCATTGCCTATTCTAATGTTGAAGCCATTCTTGACGGAGATATTGACAAAATTATAGAAGATGTTTTGATCGCAGAAGCTGAAAAGGGAAGTAAAGAGTAA
- the panC gene encoding pantoate--beta-alanine ligase translates to MKVVKNPKELMKILRKEKRSIGFVPTMGALHEGHLSLIRQSCKENEITVVSIFVNPTQFLPGEDFSRYPRKYEADKKICELAGVDYLFMPSVEDIYQKDEVLVKAPKIKGYILEGYNRPGHFDGVLQIVNKLLNIVKPTRAYFGKKDAQQLYLIEKMVENFYMDVEIVPCDIVRESDGLAMSSRNVYLSEEERKRALLLSKSLKRAGKLIMQGEKDVEKIREEMFKVLEKVEIEYIEVVNKNLDKIKSVEKGNSIILVAAKVGNTRFIDNLWI, encoded by the coding sequence ATGAAAGTAGTAAAAAACCCTAAAGAATTGATGAAGATTTTAAGAAAAGAAAAAAGAAGCATTGGGTTTGTTCCTACAATGGGTGCTTTGCACGAAGGACACCTCTCTTTAATCAGACAATCTTGCAAAGAAAATGAGATTACAGTGGTATCCATCTTCGTAAATCCTACTCAATTTCTACCGGGAGAAGATTTTAGCAGATATCCTAGAAAATATGAAGCGGATAAAAAAATATGTGAACTAGCTGGAGTAGATTATCTTTTTATGCCAAGTGTGGAAGATATATATCAAAAAGATGAGGTTTTGGTAAAAGCGCCGAAAATTAAAGGATATATACTCGAAGGCTACAATAGACCCGGACATTTTGATGGAGTTTTACAGATAGTAAATAAACTTTTAAATATTGTTAAACCTACACGTGCCTATTTTGGTAAAAAAGATGCGCAGCAACTGTATCTAATAGAGAAGATGGTGGAAAATTTTTATATGGATGTAGAGATTGTTCCTTGCGATATTGTAAGAGAATCTGACGGTCTTGCAATGAGTAGCAGAAATGTATATCTGAGTGAAGAAGAGAGGAAAAGAGCACTGCTACTTTCTAAGTCCTTAAAAAGAGCTGGAAAGTTAATAATGCAAGGCGAGAAAGATGTCGAAAAGATAAGAGAGGAGATGTTTAAAGTCTTAGAGAAAGTTGAAATCGAATATATTGAAGTAGTTAATAAAAATTTGGATAAAATAAAAAGTGTTGAGAAGGGGAATAGTATCATTTTAGTTGCTGCGAAAGTTGGAAATACAAGGTTTATAGATAATTTATGGATATAG
- a CDS encoding GGDEF domain-containing protein, with protein sequence MNCKRWLSLKKPNIEDTRKISEVAKKTLAFMAKHYIPLTPKNYEDWFFVLCSAINEKHLLTDQNIFLLYEEYLKDKPIILDDYVAKEVSDKLKSVANESENIISMIDSNIDKHRQYIKDSKDVIEEKEFGKIKELQIKINELEKENRKLKEKINKNIKKLDNLQDKFEEYKHLSYIDPLTELYNRRGFEKELERVISDSKNVFLIYLDIDDFKKINDQYGHNVGDEVLKNIGEILKNFIRKGTKAFRLGGEEFAIILSDLTQQDVYKIAERLRKVIENHNVRIDEKIISYTASFGITEYKESESMEEFLDRADKAMYEAKKKGKNRVVLL encoded by the coding sequence ATGAATTGTAAACGATGGCTCTCTTTAAAAAAGCCCAATATTGAAGATACTAGAAAAATTTCTGAGGTGGCTAAAAAGACTTTAGCCTTTATGGCAAAGCATTATATCCCCTTAACTCCTAAGAATTACGAAGATTGGTTTTTTGTATTGTGTAGCGCTATAAATGAAAAACATCTTTTAACGGATCAAAATATTTTTTTATTATATGAAGAGTATTTAAAAGATAAGCCTATAATTTTAGATGATTATGTTGCAAAAGAGGTATCGGATAAGTTAAAAAGCGTAGCTAATGAGTCTGAAAATATAATCTCTATGATAGATTCAAACATTGATAAACATAGACAATATATAAAAGATAGTAAAGATGTTATTGAAGAAAAAGAGTTCGGAAAAATTAAAGAACTACAAATAAAAATTAATGAATTAGAAAAAGAGAATAGAAAACTAAAAGAGAAGATCAATAAAAATATCAAAAAGTTAGATAACCTTCAAGACAAATTTGAGGAGTATAAACATCTTTCATATATTGATCCATTAACCGAACTTTATAATAGAAGAGGTTTTGAGAAAGAACTAGAGAGAGTAATAAGCGACTCTAAAAATGTATTCTTAATATATCTTGATATTGATGACTTTAAAAAGATTAACGATCAATATGGTCATAATGTAGGTGATGAGGTATTGAAAAATATAGGTGAGATTTTGAAAAACTTTATAAGAAAAGGGACAAAGGCATTTAGATTAGGGGGAGAGGAGTTTGCGATAATTTTGTCCGATTTGACGCAACAAGATGTATATAAAATAGCCGAAAGACTTAGAAAAGTTATAGAAAATCATAATGTCAGAATAGATGAAAAAATAATTTCATATACGGCAAGTTTTGGTATAACGGAGTATAAAGAGAGTGAAAGCATGGAAGAGTTTTTAGATAGAGCCGATAAAGCTATGTACGAGGCAAAGAAAAAAGGTAAAAACAGAGTAGTTTTGCTATAG
- a CDS encoding IS256 family transposase, protein MTQFVVDEDPLLSMMKWMMEQLMKIESEMKVGAKKGEHNSERKSYFSGYRPRRFDTRLGTVYLMIPKIRKGGYIPFFITEKRRSEQALISMVKEAYVNGISTRKIERLAKELGIENISASQVSQINKGLDEQVEEFRNRPLQKEYPNARVDALYEKVRDYEGRVVSTAIMIAYGVTLEGKREVLAIEPFVNESVESWKSFFDKLKQRGIEKIALLVSDAHLGIQKAFKESFIGASWQRCKVHFMRNILAHVPPKAKEKFAAKLKQIWLQNSKKEAYLIAQAIIDEYGKKFPEAIEVLQNGLEDSLQFYHFPQIDKRRISSTNVLERINKEIRRRSKVVSVFPSRESYIRLITTYLMEYTEDWEIERSYIHPQKLQEVMEIYEAQLKAA, encoded by the coding sequence ATGACACAGTTTGTAGTTGATGAAGATCCACTTTTATCAATGATGAAATGGATGATGGAACAGTTGATGAAGATAGAGTCCGAGATGAAAGTTGGAGCTAAAAAAGGTGAGCATAATAGTGAGAGAAAAAGCTATTTCAGTGGTTATAGACCAAGAAGGTTCGATACGAGACTAGGGACAGTTTATCTTATGATTCCAAAGATAAGAAAAGGTGGCTACATTCCCTTTTTCATCACCGAAAAGAGAAGAAGTGAACAGGCTCTGATTTCGATGGTGAAAGAGGCATACGTCAATGGAATATCAACAAGAAAGATAGAGCGCCTTGCAAAAGAGCTTGGAATAGAGAATATCAGTGCATCACAGGTATCACAAATCAACAAAGGGCTAGATGAACAAGTAGAAGAGTTTCGAAACAGACCACTGCAAAAAGAGTATCCCAACGCAAGGGTTGATGCTTTGTATGAGAAAGTGAGAGACTATGAAGGAAGAGTGGTATCTACCGCTATTATGATAGCCTATGGTGTGACATTGGAAGGAAAAAGAGAAGTATTGGCGATCGAGCCTTTTGTCAATGAAAGCGTAGAGAGCTGGAAGAGTTTTTTTGATAAACTCAAACAAAGAGGCATAGAAAAGATTGCCCTTCTTGTCAGTGATGCACATTTAGGGATTCAAAAGGCTTTCAAAGAGAGTTTTATTGGCGCATCATGGCAACGGTGTAAAGTCCATTTTATGCGTAATATCCTGGCTCATGTTCCACCTAAAGCAAAAGAGAAATTTGCAGCAAAACTCAAACAAATCTGGCTGCAAAACAGCAAAAAGGAAGCTTATCTTATAGCCCAAGCTATTATCGATGAATATGGCAAAAAATTCCCTGAAGCAATTGAAGTGCTTCAAAATGGATTGGAAGACTCTTTGCAGTTTTATCACTTCCCGCAAATTGATAAAAGGAGGATAAGTTCGACAAATGTGTTAGAAAGAATCAACAAGGAGATTAGAAGACGCTCTAAAGTAGTATCTGTTTTTCCATCAAGAGAGTCCTATATTAGACTCATTACCACATACTTGATGGAGTACACTGAAGACTGGGAGATTGAGAGAAGCTATATTCATCCACAAAAGCTTCAAGAGGTGATGGAAATCTATGAAGCGCAGCTTAAAGCTGCTTGA
- a CDS encoding UDP-N-acetylglucosamine--N-acetylmuramyl-(pentapeptide) pyrophosphoryl-undecaprenol N-acetylglucosamine transferase — protein MNIIITGGGTGGHLSVAKAFKEELNKREIRPIYIGSTYGQDRAWFENDEGFSEKIFFDSSGVINKKGLKKIYSLINILKIAKKCKDIIETRNIEAVISVGGYSAAPASFAAILSKTPLFIHEQNAVKGKLNQILSPFAKRVFCSFLPPYDPYPVSESFFEKRRIRKEVKTVIFLGGSQGAKEINDFALYVAKELEQRGIKIIHQTGKKDLERVKKEYEKLDIKVDIFDFDKKVVEKIEKADFAVSRAGASTLWELAANAIPTLFLPYPYAAGNHQEFNARFLVKYKAAFLYDKKLGPKQLLDIIEKDLSQYSKRLIGLTKRGGSRSVIDEIIKS, from the coding sequence TTGAATATTATAATTACCGGTGGGGGTACAGGTGGACATCTCAGCGTAGCCAAAGCTTTTAAAGAGGAATTAAATAAAAGAGAGATTCGTCCTATCTATATCGGCTCTACGTATGGACAAGATAGAGCCTGGTTTGAAAACGATGAGGGCTTTAGTGAAAAAATATTTTTCGATAGCTCAGGAGTAATAAATAAAAAAGGATTAAAAAAAATATATTCACTTATAAATATCTTAAAAATAGCAAAAAAGTGCAAAGATATTATAGAAACTAGAAATATTGAGGCTGTCATAAGCGTAGGAGGCTACTCAGCCGCACCTGCAAGTTTTGCAGCAATACTCTCAAAAACTCCTCTTTTTATCCATGAACAAAATGCTGTAAAAGGAAAACTAAACCAAATCCTTTCTCCTTTTGCAAAAAGAGTCTTTTGCTCATTTTTACCCCCTTATGATCCATATCCAGTTTCAGAATCTTTTTTTGAAAAAAGGCGTATTAGAAAAGAGGTAAAAACCGTCATATTTTTAGGCGGTAGTCAAGGTGCAAAAGAGATAAACGATTTTGCTCTTTATGTTGCAAAAGAACTAGAACAAAGGGGTATAAAAATCATTCATCAAACCGGCAAAAAAGATCTTGAAAGAGTTAAAAAAGAGTATGAAAAACTAGATATAAAAGTTGATATTTTTGATTTTGATAAAAAAGTTGTAGAAAAAATCGAAAAAGCGGACTTTGCAGTTAGTAGAGCAGGCGCTAGTACTCTTTGGGAACTTGCCGCAAACGCAATCCCCACACTTTTCCTGCCGTATCCTTACGCCGCCGGAAATCATCAAGAGTTCAACGCAAGATTTTTAGTAAAATATAAAGCCGCATTTTTATACGATAAAAAACTAGGTCCAAAACAGTTATTGGATATTATAGAAAAGGATCTGTCTCAATATAGCAAAAGATTGATAGGCCTTACAAAAAGAGGAGGTTCTAGATCTGTTATAGATGAGATCATAAAAAGTTAA
- a CDS encoding peptidoglycan glycosyltransferase FtsW encodes MVDKTLFILASILITIGIIGSYTFSTYTTLLYGFNEFHFLTRQFIAGIGAILLMWGISRLEPSKWTKIIGISLFIIFFILMISMYFLPSSLVTSAGGAKRWIRLSGFSLAPVEFFKIGFVYFLAWSFSRKFANDEKKRDLLEEIKMILPYMVVFLFVVILIAVFQNDLGQVMVLGLTLSFMLFFAGRSFKLFLTLIGSAVALFIIFIFTSEHRINRILSWWANAQNYILSYLPQAIAEKLRVENAPEPYQISHSLNAIHHGGIFGTGLGEGVLKLGFLSEVHTDFILAGIAEELGYLGVFAVTVIIALMIHRIFKIANRSKDHLDYLFCIGVGLLLGFSFLINAYGISGLTPIKGIAVPFLSYGGSSMLANGIAIGLVLMISKKIK; translated from the coding sequence ATGGTAGATAAAACACTCTTTATTCTCGCTTCTATACTTATAACTATAGGTATAATAGGCTCTTATACTTTTTCTACATACACAACTTTACTATACGGTTTTAACGAGTTTCATTTTTTAACAAGGCAGTTCATAGCCGGTATAGGTGCTATATTATTGATGTGGGGGATCTCTAGGTTAGAACCCTCCAAATGGACTAAAATTATAGGAATATCTCTATTTATAATATTTTTCATTTTAATGATATCTATGTATTTTTTACCATCATCTTTGGTAACAAGTGCCGGAGGCGCTAAAAGATGGATAAGACTTTCCGGTTTTTCTTTAGCTCCCGTAGAGTTTTTCAAAATAGGTTTTGTATACTTTTTGGCCTGGAGTTTTTCAAGAAAATTTGCAAATGATGAGAAAAAAAGAGATCTTTTAGAAGAGATAAAAATGATTTTACCGTATATGGTGGTATTTTTATTCGTTGTTATTTTAATAGCCGTATTTCAAAACGATTTAGGACAAGTGATGGTTTTGGGTTTGACTTTAAGCTTTATGCTTTTTTTTGCCGGAAGAAGCTTTAAACTCTTTTTGACTCTAATTGGCTCGGCTGTGGCTCTTTTTATCATTTTCATTTTTACTTCCGAGCACAGAATAAATAGAATTTTATCTTGGTGGGCAAATGCCCAAAACTATATTTTATCTTATCTACCTCAAGCCATAGCGGAAAAACTAAGAGTAGAAAATGCACCTGAACCTTATCAGATATCCCACTCACTAAATGCTATACATCATGGAGGTATTTTTGGAACTGGACTTGGAGAGGGAGTACTGAAACTGGGTTTTTTAAGCGAGGTACATACAGATTTTATACTTGCCGGAATTGCTGAAGAACTTGGCTATTTAGGCGTTTTTGCCGTTACCGTTATAATAGCCTTGATGATTCATAGAATATTCAAAATTGCCAATAGAAGCAAAGATCATTTGGATTATCTTTTTTGCATAGGCGTAGGTCTTCTTTTAGGTTTTTCTTTTTTAATAAATGCGTATGGAATAAGCGGTCTTACACCGATAAAAGGGATCGCAGTTCCTTTTTTAAGCTATGGAGGAAGCTCTATGCTCGCTAACGGTATAGCTATTGGACTTGTTTTAATGATAAGTAAGAAGATAAAATAG